In Pleurocapsa sp. PCC 7319, the following are encoded in one genomic region:
- a CDS encoding type IV secretion system DNA-binding domain-containing protein, producing MNRTNPNSSLVGQIFLIAILLLLLWGTKNTEVALMLMKRPRLILPYLVEQVGLFKLISGVLLTTFILSYLLLSSHNNNHVVRGAKIVTNRQLKAILKKQPKFRKQPQLEIAGMPIPAEYENLGFFMFGSPGSGKTQAISQMVDILKQRSDFRGIVFDRNGEMLEKFYDPRRDLIFNPFDARSVHWSHAHEAAKPDTMAAGLIPMESSSEPFFSKAGRVVMAELFRQTTSNQELWSLLRSDIPALSSFLSGTLAARYLGEERMATSILSTASNYCQFYSCLTQPQNNALSFYDWAASNSRRWIFITLRENDSELLKPLYSLIFELMLNGLLSNEQRTRKTAIVIDELGALNQLPSLNRLLSESRKYLGCPILGTQTEAQITKIYGKEDTRIILQGTKTKLILNCADPQTAETMANIIGKQEFIYTAKNQSRSHQAGRNGNGRTVSLNEQLRESYAVMPSQLQDLPKLKGYLKIASEPTALVKVKVKKFPACARRFISSVVMAKSQRDETIQQQWRNIVED from the coding sequence ATGAATCGAACCAACCCCAATTCTTCTTTAGTAGGACAAATCTTTCTTATTGCCATACTCTTATTACTTCTCTGGGGTACTAAAAATACCGAAGTCGCTTTAATGCTGATGAAGCGTCCGAGATTAATCCTGCCCTACTTAGTAGAACAAGTTGGTCTTTTCAAGCTTATCTCTGGGGTGTTATTGACAACTTTCATCTTGTCATATTTGTTGCTCAGTTCCCATAATAATAACCATGTAGTTCGTGGTGCCAAGATAGTAACTAATCGCCAACTCAAAGCAATACTCAAAAAACAGCCCAAATTCAGAAAGCAACCTCAACTAGAAATAGCAGGTATGCCCATTCCTGCCGAGTATGAAAATCTTGGTTTCTTTATGTTTGGTTCTCCTGGAAGTGGCAAAACTCAAGCTATTAGTCAAATGGTAGATATTCTAAAACAGCGAAGTGATTTTCGGGGGATAGTATTTGACCGCAATGGAGAGATGCTTGAGAAATTCTACGATCCCCGAAGAGATTTAATTTTTAATCCTTTTGATGCTCGTAGTGTTCATTGGAGTCACGCTCATGAAGCAGCCAAACCTGACACCATGGCAGCAGGATTGATTCCAATGGAATCATCATCTGAGCCTTTTTTCTCTAAAGCTGGAAGAGTGGTTATGGCAGAGTTATTTCGTCAAACAACTAGTAATCAAGAGTTATGGTCATTGCTTCGGAGTGATATCCCAGCCTTAAGTTCATTTCTTTCAGGAACATTAGCTGCTAGATATTTGGGAGAAGAAAGGATGGCAACTTCTATACTTTCTACTGCCTCAAACTACTGTCAGTTTTACTCTTGCCTAACTCAGCCACAGAATAATGCTCTCAGTTTTTATGACTGGGCGGCAAGTAATAGTCGAAGGTGGATTTTTATCACCTTGAGGGAAAATGATTCAGAATTACTAAAACCGCTTTACAGTCTGATTTTTGAATTGATGCTTAATGGTTTGCTGTCCAATGAACAACGAACTAGAAAGACGGCAATTGTAATTGATGAATTAGGTGCCTTAAATCAATTGCCCAGTCTCAATCGCTTACTTAGTGAAAGTCGCAAGTATCTGGGGTGTCCCATTTTAGGCACTCAAACAGAAGCCCAGATTACTAAGATTTATGGCAAAGAGGATACTCGCATAATTTTGCAGGGAACTAAAACTAAGCTAATTCTAAATTGTGCTGACCCTCAAACAGCAGAGACGATGGCTAATATTATTGGCAAGCAAGAGTTTATTTACACCGCTAAAAACCAAAGTCGTTCTCATCAGGCAGGAAGAAATGGAAACGGAAGAACTGTCTCGCTGAATGAGCAATTAAGAGAGAGTTACGCTGTTATGCCCTCCCAATTGCAAGATTTACCCAAACTCAAAGGCTATTTGAAAATTGCTAGTGAACCTACTGCGTTGGTTAAGGTGAAAGTGAAGAAATTCCCTGCCTGTGCTAGAAGATTTATTTCATCTGTGGTTATGGCTAAGAGTCAAAGGGATGAAACTATTCAGCAACAGTGGCGCAACATAGTTGAAGATTGA
- the mobF gene encoding MobF family relaxase, which produces MVCSIGRLYAKVNDYAQDNYYTQNQGLENSHWYGQGAEILGLNGQVSIEEYNNAYQGLDTLGNPLRQRQSGKKYNPGRDITLSAPKSVSLLGLVKEDKAVIEAHQEAVQTTLSYIEKNCIFTRTGKGGANQIQTDNALFAVFQHDDNRNQDPQLHSHCVTFNQTQGTDGKWRSMDNRQLYQQKMTIGMVYHHDLGRRLQTLGYELDWNRDGTFDVRGYSQSQLKEFSTRKQEIENAVGHEASAANKARACTTTRKDKLHKAPEERKTLRQTWQQQAELARISHPEPIIHQLSQGYYLQNAEKRKELVNQAIEIVTEKQVAFPKHILLKETLRQSQGNYSLEDLEKEIDHSQNLLKTQDGRLTTLAAIDREKQILNLAISGKDKYSPLANTETAHQQAKILGLNQAQANALNHFANNCDGVMLCQGDAGVGKTYTVKALKATMSSDIKMRGLAPSAAAAKELNKGADINCQTLDAYLNIPLKSLPKNELIVVDEAGMIGSSQMQNLLEKGKQTNSRILLIGDTKQLAAVQAGSPFKLLQEQAQLPTIGINQNVRQQNFQLREVVALLSKGEIKQGYQKLNEQGRIKQIPIDSLRLKAVVNDYLERDGTTQAQTLILAGTNKEKSAITNQIRQGLIKQGQLSQESQQINILKAKDLDQFSLTQASSYEVGDVIKFGHTTVKFNKDLYYRVDAVDSSTKTLTLRNSFGDRQSLKLNCYKDRSVFQSQIRELRFGEQMKFTRNHYRNQQKQINGQQFAVLGFDDNGQIKIKTKGKTKTVNPDALLYSDYRYVDTVHSSQGQTANYCIYAAGSGKSLTVGRESFYVAASRAKQEFQIYTSSTKALGLSVAKSRAQENAIPLVMKQTLNQQRLTPSREEEFQLLITAKYLVEHQGHFNSSFPQEKIYQSIDGTVIRHSQDYLTITQHGQELKFNLRDNATVKNSFSRSQTNYQVKARTNEMQQHHKLSRTQIHSRSISR; this is translated from the coding sequence ATGGTTTGCTCGATTGGTAGACTCTACGCCAAGGTAAACGACTATGCTCAAGACAATTACTACACTCAAAACCAAGGATTAGAGAATAGTCACTGGTATGGGCAAGGTGCAGAAATACTTGGTCTTAATGGTCAAGTTTCAATAGAAGAATATAACAATGCCTATCAGGGATTAGATACTTTAGGAAATCCTTTACGTCAAAGACAGTCGGGAAAAAAATATAATCCAGGCAGAGATATTACCCTTTCTGCTCCTAAATCGGTTTCGCTATTGGGTTTAGTCAAAGAAGACAAAGCAGTCATAGAGGCTCATCAAGAAGCTGTACAAACTACTCTCTCTTATATAGAGAAAAACTGCATCTTTACCAGAACGGGGAAAGGAGGAGCTAATCAAATTCAGACAGATAATGCCTTGTTCGCTGTCTTTCAACATGATGATAATCGCAATCAAGATCCTCAACTTCATAGCCATTGTGTGACTTTTAATCAGACACAAGGAACAGATGGCAAATGGCGTTCTATGGATAACCGTCAACTCTACCAGCAGAAGATGACTATTGGCATGGTCTATCATCATGATCTTGGTAGAAGACTTCAAACTCTAGGATATGAATTGGACTGGAATCGCGATGGCACGTTTGATGTTCGGGGTTATAGCCAGTCACAGTTAAAGGAGTTTAGCACTCGCAAACAGGAGATAGAAAATGCTGTAGGTCATGAAGCCAGTGCAGCAAATAAAGCTAGAGCCTGTACGACTACTCGTAAAGATAAATTACACAAAGCTCCTGAAGAAAGGAAAACTCTTCGGCAGACTTGGCAACAACAAGCTGAGTTAGCCCGAATTAGTCATCCCGAACCTATTATTCATCAACTAAGCCAGGGTTATTATCTTCAGAATGCTGAAAAACGGAAAGAGCTAGTGAATCAAGCTATAGAAATAGTTACGGAGAAACAAGTAGCTTTTCCCAAGCATATACTTCTCAAAGAAACACTGCGACAATCTCAAGGAAACTATAGCCTTGAAGACTTAGAAAAAGAAATCGATCACAGTCAAAATCTGCTTAAAACTCAAGATGGAAGACTAACAACATTAGCTGCGATCGACAGAGAAAAACAAATTCTTAATTTAGCAATCAGCGGTAAAGATAAATATTCTCCTCTAGCCAATACAGAAACAGCTCATCAACAAGCCAAAATACTAGGACTCAACCAAGCTCAAGCAAATGCTCTCAATCATTTTGCCAATAATTGCGATGGTGTAATGCTCTGTCAAGGGGATGCAGGAGTAGGCAAAACTTATACCGTTAAAGCTTTAAAAGCAACTATGTCTTCTGATATCAAGATGCGGGGTTTAGCTCCTAGTGCGGCGGCTGCTAAAGAACTAAATAAAGGAGCCGATATTAACTGTCAAACCCTTGATGCCTATCTCAATATTCCTCTAAAATCTCTACCCAAAAACGAATTAATTGTCGTTGATGAAGCAGGAATGATCGGCAGTAGCCAAATGCAGAATTTGCTGGAAAAGGGCAAACAAACTAATTCCCGCATACTCCTTATTGGCGATACCAAACAATTAGCTGCGGTACAGGCAGGTTCACCTTTTAAATTGCTTCAAGAACAAGCTCAGCTACCCACAATTGGAATCAATCAAAATGTTCGACAGCAGAATTTTCAACTAAGAGAAGTTGTAGCTCTATTGTCCAAAGGAGAAATCAAACAGGGATATCAAAAGCTTAACGAACAAGGTCGCATTAAACAGATACCCATTGATAGTCTGAGACTAAAAGCGGTGGTCAATGACTACTTAGAACGGGATGGTACAACCCAAGCACAGACTCTCATTCTGGCAGGTACAAATAAAGAAAAATCAGCCATTACCAACCAGATACGCCAAGGGCTAATTAAGCAGGGTCAACTGAGTCAGGAATCTCAGCAAATTAACATACTCAAAGCCAAAGATTTAGATCAATTCAGTCTGACTCAAGCCAGCAGCTACGAGGTGGGAGACGTAATTAAGTTCGGTCATACCACAGTCAAGTTTAATAAAGATCTTTATTACCGAGTTGATGCTGTAGATAGCAGCACAAAAACCTTAACCCTCAGAAATAGCTTTGGCGATCGACAGAGTTTAAAACTCAATTGCTACAAAGACCGCTCGGTATTTCAATCTCAAATCCGCGAATTGCGTTTTGGAGAACAGATGAAGTTTACCCGCAACCATTATCGGAATCAGCAGAAGCAAATTAATGGACAACAGTTTGCAGTCTTGGGTTTTGATGACAATGGGCAAATAAAAATAAAGACTAAGGGTAAAACTAAAACCGTTAACCCCGATGCCCTCTTGTATTCCGATTACCGCTATGTTGATACAGTCCACAGTAGCCAGGGTCAAACAGCTAACTATTGTATCTATGCTGCGGGTTCGGGAAAATCTTTGACCGTAGGAAGAGAAAGCTTCTATGTCGCTGCTTCTAGAGCCAAACAGGAATTCCAGATCTACACTTCCAGTACTAAGGCTTTGGGACTATCTGTCGCAAAATCAAGAGCGCAGGAAAATGCGATTCCTCTTGTTATGAAGCAGACGCTTAACCAACAAAGATTAACTCCATCGAGAGAAGAAGAATTCCAACTATTAATCACAGCCAAATATTTAGTAGAGCATCAAGGACATTTTAATTCTTCATTTCCTCAGGAAAAAATTTACCAGTCTATCGATGGCACAGTAATTAGACATAGCCAAGATTATTTAACAATTACTCAACACGGTCAGGAATTAAAGTTCAATCTACGAGACAATGCCACAGTCAAAAACAGCTTTTCCCGTAGCCAAACCAACTATCAAGTCAAAGCTAGAACAAACGAGATGCAGCAGCACCATAAACTTAGCCGTACTCAAATACATTCAAGGTCAATCAGCAGATAA
- a CDS encoding LAGLIDADG endonuclease, with protein sequence MVQPFNCLVCSKKVEPNLVHPACRRTCGSPECQAIYKKQLAVKADYCRQRNRIEQLKEQDIDLVTCAVCNQQFEMIGYSHLRTHGLTTKEYKILYPNFPVLNSRIQQQRGKEAAGRSHYLNYKGKKPDKELYEFLTGSLLGDGCLERRSSKRNARYAEGGSNQKYLEWKYKFISQYFSCSFNERISSPHTKTGKRYQGWWLRTKVHPVLTELHSQWYSEAKVIPEKLIKKYLTKFALAVWFCDDGCSSGSANFYTMAFSDNEVEFLAALLESRFDLCGSILKNQKNQPFIRLSADSKRKLSKIVSKFSIPGMEYKLDF encoded by the coding sequence ATGGTGCAACCTTTTAATTGTCTGGTTTGTAGTAAAAAAGTTGAGCCTAATTTAGTTCATCCTGCTTGTCGTCGTACCTGTGGAAGTCCAGAATGTCAGGCTATTTATAAAAAACAGCTTGCTGTCAAAGCTGATTATTGTCGCCAACGCAATCGAATCGAACAACTCAAAGAACAAGATATCGATTTGGTAACTTGTGCGGTGTGTAACCAACAATTTGAAATGATTGGCTATAGCCACTTAAGAACACATGGGTTGACAACTAAAGAATATAAAATACTGTATCCTAATTTTCCCGTGCTTAATTCTCGGATACAGCAACAACGAGGAAAAGAAGCAGCAGGAAGGTCACACTATTTAAACTATAAAGGGAAAAAACCTGACAAAGAATTATATGAATTTTTAACAGGTTCTTTGTTGGGTGATGGTTGTCTAGAAAGACGTTCGAGTAAACGGAACGCTCGATATGCAGAAGGTGGAAGTAATCAAAAATATTTAGAATGGAAATATAAATTTATCAGTCAATATTTTTCTTGTTCTTTTAATGAACGTATATCTTCACCCCATACAAAAACAGGAAAAAGATATCAAGGTTGGTGGTTAAGAACTAAAGTGCATCCAGTTCTAACCGAGTTACATTCACAATGGTATTCAGAAGCAAAAGTTATTCCTGAAAAGCTTATTAAAAAATATTTAACAAAATTTGCCCTGGCTGTTTGGTTTTGTGATGATGGTTGTTCAAGTGGTTCAGCTAATTTTTATACAATGGCTTTTTCTGATAACGAAGTAGAATTTTTAGCTGCGTTGCTTGAATCTCGTTTTGATCTTTGTGGAAGTATTTTAAAAAATCAAAAGAATCAGCCTTTTATTCGACTTAGTGCTGATTCAAAACGGAAATTGAGTAAGATTGTTTCTAAATTTTCAATTCCTGGTATGGAATATAAACTTGATTTTTAA
- a CDS encoding HNH endonuclease domain-containing protein: MGKAGQALRQVLEAYDINQSALATGLGVERSIVFRWYHEQTDPTAETVAQIVQALQIINISAAKDFIQVYLGDLTQTVNATISQDLPPSDRVNVSVLSQIFDKTTNSYKYLFFLSLLDILKRRNFDTLSPVTFQEIIIEIIANAWYPHNYFKLSFGTQDQIANKLDSLDLVISEPILQFRDADKKLLRKTIQGQNLDDIVKDIGRYVPFRLIRPFFTHKTRGLKDYDVNPSVCELANNQFEVTKPLYCFDSTSYKDCTAIILHQDWIEYIAENYSIVRGWVSWEWLNYMQSKNINIPNIVSKLFIPQQRDSLSKQTKYWKLILNHQKIKCIYSQIELDKNSISLDHYLPWSFVAHDQLWNLIPTTPSVNSSKSNNIPAEKYFTDFVKLQHQGLTIYAQNNSERKWHNYAEDYIAELKVNKADDLLNIDILNNAYQATLQPLVSLAAIQGFKQNWIYQSNQN; the protein is encoded by the coding sequence ATGGGAAAAGCAGGTCAAGCATTAAGACAGGTATTAGAGGCGTACGACATCAACCAAAGCGCACTAGCAACAGGTTTAGGTGTTGAGCGTTCGATTGTTTTTCGTTGGTATCATGAACAAACAGACCCAACGGCTGAAACAGTGGCTCAAATTGTCCAAGCCTTACAAATCATCAATATATCTGCTGCAAAAGACTTTATACAAGTTTATTTAGGCGATTTAACACAAACAGTTAATGCAACTATCAGCCAAGATTTACCACCATCAGATCGAGTTAATGTCTCGGTTTTATCACAAATCTTTGATAAGACTACTAATTCTTATAAATATCTTTTCTTCCTTTCACTTTTGGATATTCTTAAAAGAAGAAACTTCGATACTTTATCACCCGTTACTTTTCAAGAAATTATTATCGAGATTATAGCTAATGCTTGGTATCCCCATAATTATTTCAAATTGTCTTTTGGAACACAAGACCAGATTGCTAATAAATTAGATTCTCTTGATTTAGTAATTAGCGAACCAATATTACAATTTAGAGATGCAGATAAAAAACTTTTAAGAAAAACAATTCAAGGTCAGAACCTTGATGATATTGTCAAAGATATTGGGCGATACGTTCCATTTCGTCTAATTCGTCCATTTTTTACCCATAAAACTAGGGGATTAAAAGATTATGACGTTAATCCCAGTGTATGCGAGCTTGCTAATAATCAATTTGAAGTAACTAAACCGCTTTATTGTTTTGATTCAACATCATACAAAGACTGTACGGCGATTATTTTGCATCAGGACTGGATAGAATATATTGCTGAAAATTATTCTATTGTTCGGGGTTGGGTATCTTGGGAATGGTTGAATTATATGCAATCAAAAAATATTAATATTCCTAATATAGTTAGTAAATTATTTATTCCACAACAGAGAGATTCTTTAAGTAAACAGACAAAATATTGGAAGCTAATTTTAAATCATCAAAAAATTAAATGTATATATTCTCAAATTGAATTAGACAAAAATAGTATTTCATTAGATCATTATTTACCTTGGTCGTTTGTAGCTCATGACCAATTATGGAATTTAATCCCTACAACTCCATCTGTTAACTCTTCTAAATCTAATAATATTCCTGCGGAAAAATATTTTACTGATTTTGTAAAATTACAGCATCAAGGTTTAACAATTTACGCTCAAAATAACTCGGAAAGAAAATGGCATAACTATGCAGAAGATTACATCGCAGAATTGAAAGTAAATAAAGCTGATGATTTATTAAATATTGATATTCTTAATAATGCTTATCAAGCTACACTACAGCCTTTAGTTTCTTTAGCAGCAATTCAAGGCTTTAAACAAAATTGGATTTATCAGAGCAACCAAAACTAA
- a CDS encoding nucleoside triphosphate pyrophosphohydrolase, producing the protein MRQKHSKLIRDRIPEIIRQAGREYEVKTMSQSEYYQALLDKLIEEAKEAAEAKPDNLVEELADIYEVIDGILTNLKIDKDLVLARQEQKRKEKGGFAKKIRLLWTK; encoded by the coding sequence ATGCGCCAAAAACATAGTAAACTCATTCGCGATCGCATCCCTGAAATTATCCGTCAAGCTGGACGAGAATATGAAGTAAAAACAATGTCACAGTCGGAGTATTATCAAGCTTTACTAGATAAGCTGATAGAAGAAGCTAAAGAAGCAGCAGAGGCTAAACCAGATAATTTAGTAGAAGAATTAGCCGATATTTATGAAGTTATAGATGGAATACTGACTAACTTAAAAATAGATAAAGATTTAGTTTTAGCTAGACAAGAACAAAAGCGAAAAGAAAAAGGCGGATTCGCTAAAAAAATACGATTGTTGTGGACTAAATAA